From Salvia splendens isolate huo1 chromosome 16, SspV2, whole genome shotgun sequence, a single genomic window includes:
- the LOC121771013 gene encoding uncharacterized protein LOC121771013 — MITLLYREDGSMSKDKDEIIDSFVQYYKGLLGTEGVVQPLRTEVLDRGYILDDEDNKGLIREVTTEEIKKALFNISIDKSPRSDGYTSAFYRRHWEFIGRDLVSAVKEFFSTGKLLKSLNTTTISLILKSSTNPRVSDYRPIACCNVVYKVITKIISRRLELLLPKMISPAQLAFISGRSIMANIYLAEEIMRGYTVKRGPPRLNFHPSFIHLIMKCVTSPSYTVMVNGSHHGYFRGKRGLRQGDPMSTSLFVFCMEYLSRLLLSRTSRDFIFHYKCG; from the coding sequence ATGATCACCCTCCTCTATAGAGAAGATGGTTCAATGTCAAAGGACAAGGATGAAATCATCGACAGTTTCGTGCAATACTACAAGGGACTCCTGGGAACCGAAGGAGTTGTCCAGCCACTGAGGACTGAGGTTCTTGACAGAGGATACATACTTGATGATGAAGACAATAAAGGCCTCATCCGAGAGGTGACCACAGAGGAGATCAAGAAAGCTCTTTTTAACATTAGTATCGATAAGTCGCCGAGATCGGACGGTTACACTTCAGCCTTCTACAGGAGGCATTGGGAGTTCATTGGGAGAGACTTGGTCAGTGCGGTAAAGGAGTTCTTCTCCACAGGAAAGCTTCTAAAAAGCCTCAACACGACAACCATTTCTCTCATCCTGAAGAGCTCCACGAACCCCAGAGTCAGCGACTACAGACCGATTGCCTGCTGTAATGTGGTCTACAAGGTGATCACAAAAATCATTTCAAGGCGGCTTGAGCTGCTCCTTCCCAAGATGATTAGCCCAGCCCAGTTGGCTTTCATCTCAGGGCGGAGCATCATGGCCAACATTTACCTTGCAGAGGAGATAATGAGAGGCTACACAGTCAAGAGAGGGCCACCAAGGCTCAACTTCCACCCTTCTTTTATCCACCTAATCATGAAGTGTGTCACGTCACCATCATACACGGTCATGGTGAATGGTAGCCACCATGGCTACTTCAGAGGTAAAAGGGGTCTCAGGCAGGGAGACCCCATGTCTACTTCTCTGTTTGTCTTTTGCATGGAATATCTGTCTCGGTTGCTCCTTTCTCGCACTTCTAGGGATTTCATTTTCCATTATAAATGCGGGTGA